One Zymoseptoria tritici IPO323 chromosome 5, whole genome shotgun sequence genomic window, AATATCTGGGCTTCTCTGGCATGACCAAGGATTCTTCCGAGCCAGAGCCACGAGAGTGATGGATGGGTGCGCTGAAGACGGCGGCGCTCGTGGACTCTGCCTGCGCGTTGTCAAGGATCGCATCGGCACTAGCAGGAATTGCGGTGGTAGACGTGCTCGAGGCCGGCTGATGAGTGCCACCCTTCTGCCGCATGGCGGCTCTACCTTCCGATTGCTCGGCAGCGTGCGTTGGGCTGTTTCCCGCAACATCATCATCCAGCACTGGCCTGCTCTGACGCTGGAATTGGGAGCCTGGAGCAGCAGCGGGCCCTGGTGAGGCCATGGTGAACCGCGGAGCAGCTTTCGTTTGTGTCACAGATGTATCGTGAGTCGTGTCATGCTGGCTTGTCCCGGACGCTGGTCTTGATGCCGCTGGAAACGTGGGAGCGGATGCTTGCTGATGTCGGACAGTTGCGGAGGCTGCCACGGCATGTGCAGATTTCGATTCGAGAAAATTCGGGAGCTTGGGCTGCTGTGGAGCTCGACTGAGGAAATGCTGCAAAGCCGCGCTTGAAGCAGTGACCCGTGGTGACGATTTCGAGCTGATTGTTGATGACACGCCGGCATTAGCCCTGGTATCGGCTGAACGAATCTCGGAGATGGTCGACGTTCCCTTGGTAGCATTGGACGGAGCAGGTCTGGCTACACTATGGCGCAATTCCTCGTTCAATTGCTGTGAGATTGCAACGGTCGAattgtcgtcgtcatcatcaagCGAGATGGGATCGTCAATGTTGTGACCGCGCGAAGCTTTGCCACGAGTCTGCTCGCTGACGAAGTCCGACAGGCGTCGGCTGTTGTTCAATGCGTGTCGCAGCAGTCCAGGCTGTACTCGTGCTTCTACCATCGTTGCTGATGGCAGGCTTTGGCGTGTGTTGGAGCGGGCATTTGCCGAATGATGATTTTGTGATGCCTTCGTGCCTCTGCCAGCAGTCCGCTGCGCAGCATCGGGCCGAAAAACGCCGGGAGCGTTTCCTCCCTGCCTGGCACTGGGGTCACCTCGCCGTAGAATGTCCATATATCGAGTGCTAATCGAGTTCACGCTACGTCCAGGGAGTTGAACAGCAATGTCATGCCACCCATAGCCCTGCTTCTCCCTAAGTTGCAAAATGGTGTCGTCTTCTGTCTTCGTGAAAGGGTGGCGCATGCCCGGGCCATGATTGGAAGATTGCACATCACTCGGGTGCCGAAATGGAGCTGCGGACTCAGAATTTGGGACGTACGTGTGAGGGGCAACAGCGGGACCACGAACGGATTGAGCGTTGGTACCGTGCTGTGGCGGAACTGCGAATGACGCGCCGTTGTTGACAGGCCGCGCGTTGACCATCGGTGCCAGCGATCTGTACGGTGTAGTGGATTGGCCGCTGGCAGCGTGATAGAAGGTTTGCGGCGCAGCGTCGGTCCTCCTCACGAATGGCGTGGTTGCTATCTGCTGCTCCCTCTCTTTGCTGGCAAGTAATTCTGCGTGTCTGATCTGCAATGTCTCCGCGGTTCGGCCTGGGAATGACGGAGCAATGGCCTGCCACGACAGATTCTGGTCGCGAAGTTGCAGTATCAGTTGATCCTCGCGAGGATTGAAGGCTTTGGGGTCGCTTTGAGAATGGAGCAGAATAGCAAGCTCTGGATCGACCTCGAACATTCTCTGTTCCAGTGTCATCTCGCTGGGATCAACAGGAGGAAGCTTCCGCTTTGCTGGGGCAAGGACACGTGAGTAGCGCTTCTGGATGGAGTGCAGCTGTCGGCCTCTGAAATGCTGAGCGACGTTGTTCCAGGGTACATGATCGATTTCCCTGAGTCGGACTATCAGAGCGTCTTCCTCTGCAGAGAAAAGAGCACCGGTGCGCAGCTCGTCCGGTAGGATTGATGATCCGCTGCGTGAAGACTCGACAATCTCCTCATATCGACTTTCAAGTCTGGCCTCTGTGTGGTTATCCATTATCTCAGCGATCTCGTCCCACTCGAGCTCGCGGTCTTCTCGAAGCTCCAGCAAgagctcgtcttcatcgttgTCCCATTCGGGATCGTGAGGGGCGGCCGGAAGGGGCGGAGCGGGCGGCGACTGGTCTCGCTTCGCAAGCCGAGCTTCGAGCAATCGGCGACCAGCTCCTAGTTTACCCTGAAGTACCCGTCTATAGTGGCTCTGAATACTGAAGGCTGTACGCTCCGGTAGGTGATCAGCGATCAGAACCCATTGAAGTTTGTCGATCTCTTTCAACCTGATGATGGTCGCGTCTTCCTCAGCCGTGTATGGGACAAGCACTCCTCCCGGAGACTCTGCATCGGAGATGACTCGGGAGGTGTTGGCAGTATAGAGCGTGGCGGGGGTCTCATTCACAAAAATGTCATACTCCTTTTTCGGAGTTCCAGCAGGAGCGCTCGGCACTGATTGTTCAGGTACCACAGCTGATCGATATGGAACCTCTCCTGTGTTCGAGCCAAATTGCGTTGTTGGGAAAGGTGTTGTCGCATGACGACCGGACTCACGCTGCGTAGGTGCGGTCATTGCAAAGTTATTCGCGAGCCATGCACTTTGGTCGGTGGGTGCTCCCATCGGGTACGGTTGCTGCGTCAATGATGGCGCAGAGGGCTGCGTAGAGGACCGTAGTCTCGAGGGCGATCGGATGGCCCCGTTTGGCTGCACATCGAGTGCTGAATTTCCAATCACGCTTTGCACCGGTTGCGTTCTTGTGAAGGGTGCCGCGGCGGGTATTTGATGCTCAACGAGAGGGAGCGACTGTCCGGTACCACGTTTAGTTCGCTGCAGCGATGGATCGTGTCTGCTTGTGGGTGCTAAGCTGGGGCCCAGAATCGAAGCATGTCCGACAGAGGCCAGGTCCGTGTGCGCCGGATGTCTTCTGAGGCTCGCCTCGGATGCACTTCCAGGCAATGTCGTGTGACTCGTGGACGCCGCCTGGAAGGGCATTGCATCTGCTTGCGTATGTTGGGGGCCATCGCTAATCGAGGGCGCCTGCTGAACCACAGACGACGTGCGCTGAGGCTCCTTGCCCCCGCGGCTCAACTGCGAGATACGCTGCGGGCTTTTCTCCGATGCACTTTGCCCTATTCGAGGCTTCACCGATCCCTCAGCTTTGCCATCAGCAGCCCTCGACGACGAGTCCATCGCTGCGTCATTTGCACCGTCGACCAAAGCAGGAGTAGATTGGGCCGATTCAAACCTGATGTCGAAGGATGAGTCTCCACTGGactcgccgtcctcctcgagaTCCTCCACCGAAGGGGTGGGAGAGTCGAAAGGCTTCATTCGACCATGATAGTCGTAGTATCTACCACACGACGTACATAGGTCTTCTCCATTAGGGCCAGGTTGCCAGGTGATGGAATTTGTCAGGCTACAGTTTCCGCACCGCCTCAAGTCCTCCTTCTTAAGAACAGATGATGCGACGAGTGAAGATCGCAATACCCGTCGAACAGGAGTTGCCGCATTTGCTTCTTTCCATGTGTTCTTCTTTTGTCTTCCTGTCGGAGCCCAAAGAGAACGCTGGTCTGGTGATGGCGCTTGGGGCGAGGTATTGTCAGCAGGCGGGACAGGGCTTTTCATGCGCCGCTGTTTGCGTCGAGTGCTACGATCATGCGTGATCTCAGGATAGTCCCACGCTGGATCGGTCGTGTTGCTTCTGGAAACAGGGCGGGGATgtctctttctcttcttgGACGTGCCAGCCATGAGCTGGGCGAGCTGATTCGCGATAGTCAAGCCAAGAGCTTGAATGGTGTCCGTGTCAACCGTCGGGCGCTTAGCTTTTGATGCGAGAGTAGACATGGAGGCCTGCAGCGCGGGTACCTGAGCGAGCAATCCTGTTGGGGTCGATGTGCCTGATGCGCTGTCCTCGATCGATGCATCCAGGTCGTCTACGGGCGTGGTCCCACCGACGAGAAGTTGGGCCAggcgtggtggtggtctCTTCAAGGCGCGGAAGGGTTCCACAGTGGGCAGCCTCTCGAAAGTATCAACATTGTCGccttcctccgtctcgtccgtgCCGTCGCTCTgatcctcttcatcgtcctcgccgtcgccgctctCGTCATCgtagtcctcttcgtcatcctcctcctcctcctcgtcgtcgtcttccccTTCATGCCCTAGCTTTTCCTGAAACGTCTTCACGAATCGAGACGATGCACTCCTGCTCTGTCCCGGGTCGGCCTCGTCGCGCATGTTCTGCAAGTGCCCATTGTCCACCACGATGTCACCAGACTCGATGTCGATCTCGTCGCCCACATCAGTAAAGTCGTGCTCATATTTGCGGAAGATGCGCTCGAAGCGAGATTTCAGCTTCTGGTCGTTCTGGTTCCGTGCCAGCTCCAATTGTCGCACTTCAGCTTCTGCTGCCGAGGGAGCTTCGGGCGCTGGAATACTCCGTTTGCGCCTGGCCATGTTTGCGAGGGAGTCGTCGTATGAGGACGTCCATTGGTGGAGGTGTGAGCGAATCAATCTCAGGTGTTCGTGATCGCAAAGCAGACGAAGTCGCAACTTGAGGAATGAAGTGTGACGCGCCTGACCGCGAAGAGGGACGCGGGGCTGTCAAAAGGGAAGGTGTAGCGAGTCGCTTAGTAAGcgggctgctgctgctgctccagCTGCTCAGACGACTCTTTCCCGTCCACTCTGCTGGCTGTCAACGACAACGCAATCGATTGCCTCCCAGGAAGCCAGATCGTTGCATAGTAGATCGGATGCTGGGACATGATGTCTGATCTACCAGAGAGTGCTCCACGCAGATAACTTTCTACATCCTCAGCCAACATGCCAGCGCCGATCTTGAACTGTCAGAAATGCAAGACACCCATCACCGTCGATGCATCACTGCAACATCTCAATCCGGCGTCCTTTAAACTTCTCGCTGATGCGGCTCCAGTGTTGGAGCCGAAACCGCCGGAAGGCGCTCGATCAGCTGCTGCCAGGGAGAGGGAGCAGCTTTACAATGAAGTGTCCCAGCATGCTGGACCGCCGATTCACAAAAGCAATGTTGCGGTGCGCAGAACTCCCAGCGGAAGGATCAATCCCGACATGTCATTCATTATGCTATCTGGATCTCACATGGCAGCTCCAGAGAACGCCAAATCAGTACCACGCAAGAAGAGtgtctcgaagaaggcagacGCAGGAAACGTGGATGAAGTTGGACTACTATCACAGGAAATGGAGACGACCATGCGTTTGTTTGAAGTCCTGTCTTCTCGGTCAGACATAGACCACCCAGTCTGCTCCGAGTGTACAGAACTGCTTTTGGAAAGTCTGCAGAAGCGACAGGGCGATGTGACTCGCGAGCGAGATGCATACGTTGGGTTTCTCAAGAAAGCTCAACAAGATATGCCGacagaggaggaaaaactCAAGACCAAGCGAGACCTGGATGTCGCTCAGCAGCGAGAAAAGGAGGCTCTACAAGAGCTGGAGGCGTTGGAAGCAGAGAAAGCACGCATGGAGGCTGAGATTGCAGCGCTCGATACCGAGGCGGAAGATCttgacgacgaagaagagcagtTCTGGCGTGAACGCAATGCTTTCACAGCCGAACTGACGGCTATTCAAGAAGAACGCGACAGCCTGCAGGCTCAGCTGGCAAATGACAACAAAGTTCTCGAAGCACTGCAACGCACGAACGTTTACAACGACACATTCTGCATCGGCCACGATGGTACATTCGGCACTATCAACGGACTACGACTGGGAAGAACGCCCGATCAATCGGTAGATTGGCCTGAGATCAACGCCGCCTGGGGTCAGACTCTTCTGCTATTGACCGTGGTCATTGAGAAGCTGGGTCTCCGTCTGAAGGGATACGAGCTCGTTCCTGTTGGATCTACATCGAAGGTCGTCAAGGTGGAGTATTCTCAAGCAGCTTCTACCAACGATGGCAAGCCGAAGAAAACAATCTTCGAGTTGTACAGCAGTGGTGACCTGCCCTTGGGACTGAGCTTTCTGCATCGCAACTTCGACAACGCCATGGTGGCATTTCTTGACTGTCTCCGGCAGGTCGGTGATCATGTCGAACGAACCACTCCCGGATCCGGCGCGACTGGGTTGAAAATGCCTTATGCGATCGCGAAAGACAAGATTGGAGATGTCAGCATCAAGCTCGGCAATTTCGGGCAAGAGGAGCAATGGACGAAGGCTTGCAAATACACATTGACGTGTTGCAAATTCCTACTGGCGCATGCAAGTCACATCACCGACGGGGCTGATCCAAAGAATGCTCGATGATGATTTTGAGATGTTTCAGCAGCCATCAAAATTGAGCGGCCGGCGCGTGGAGTGGTGCACCTCGCAGCTTTAGCACTGCCAAAGTCTCAGCAGTATCCTGGTCGAGTGGCTCTAATCCGGCTCGAACAACGACTCCACTTCTCGGCTCGATCTCGAAAGTCTCTCCCGAGATATCGCTATCGAGACACTGCTCGAATGCCGCCACGACGTCAGCTATAGGCACCAGTAGCTTACGTTCCTCCATGATGTCGTAGAAAGCGGCCGTCGATATGGACGTTTTGACGACCCCGGGACATATGGCGTTCAAGGAGATCTGTTCGACGGGAAGATGGTGTCCAAACGAGCGTACAAATCCGACAACGCCGTGCTTGGCCGCCGTGTAAATGGGCAGCGCTGATGCAGTCAGTTTCCTTGAAGGTGGCAAATTAGTTCCTGGAGTACTGACTCGGGACGCAGTAGAATCCGCATATCGAAGCTGCAAGAGCGACTGTACAATCTCTCGATCAGCCTCAAGCATCACAGAACGTTCATTGCTCGAGATGGCTTACTCTTTCCTCTAAAACCATCGATACTGGGTTCTTGCCTTCTCATCTGCTGAATTGCGAGCGCAGCCGTGTACAAAGCGCCGTTCAGATCTACGTCGAGTGCCGCGAGATCTGGTTTCGCGAAATCCGTGCCCCGTGGATCATTGGGGATCCATGTCCGCTCTCCGATTCCAGCTATGCCGAAAACGTAGTCGACACGACCGCCAAACTCTACGAGTACTTCCTTGAATGCTGAAACTTGAGAATCCCAGTTTGCGATGTCCGCAGATACGGCTATTGCTTGACCACCTGGAAGACTTTCGGCCACGCACTGGGCGGCGGAAAGGTTCAGGTCGACGATGGCGACACGCACGCTGGGTTGTTGTTAATTTGCTGCAGAGTACAAAGAACAGGAACCGGATCGCACCCTCTCTTTGCGAGCATTTCGGCTACTGCGCGGCCAATGCCGCTGGCGCCACCTGTAGATGGTCAGAAAGGTGCGACAAACCATTACAGAAAAGAGAATGAGATACCGGTGACGAAAGCCGTTTTGGTTGCCATAGCTGAAGTTCCGACTGGAGAAATGGACCAAAGGCCACAGCAAATCGCAGAACGTGGTCGCGCTGGTCAGGACTTCTGCTCATCATTGGCGCCCTTCGAAGCTTGAGGGGTTGTGCGAGACCCCGCTGGAGAGCTCACGATATCCGAGGAGCTGTTTGGCGTACCTCGCCAATCCGCATTATCTTCCAGTGATTTTGGAAATGAGACAGTCAGTCGACTGCTCTATTCTCAAATATCATTCGTGCTGCTTCAAACGTGAAGGAAGTCTGACTGACGGGAAGAGACTTCCGCATTGCCATGGATGGTGCTTGACATACGACCAGCAAACAGCAGTCATTCCCACCTTACGTCGGATAGCACTCCTGCCTCGTCTGCTCTGACATGCAGAAGAGAATGCCGGGAAAAGCATCAGTCAAGTGGCGTCCAGGTCGAGCCACGACGGAGTCCATCATATCTACGCC contains:
- a CDS encoding Beclin-like protein, encoding MPAPILNCQKCKTPITVDASLQHLNPASFKLLADAAPVLEPKPPEGARSAAAREREQLYNEVSQHAGPPIHKSNVAVRRTPSGRINPDMSFIMLSGSHMAAPENAKSVPRKKSVSKKADAGNVDEVGLLSQEMETTMRLFEVLSSRSDIDHPVCSECTELLLESLQKRQGDVTRERDAYVGFLKKAQQDMPTEEEKLKTKRDLDVAQQREKEALQELEALEAEKARMEAEIAALDTEAEDLDDEEEQFWRERNAFTAELTAIQEERDSLQAQLANDNKVLEALQRTNVYNDTFCIGHDGTFGTINGLRLGRTPDQSVDWPEINAAWGQTLLLLTVVIEKLGLRLKGYELVPVGSTSKVVKVEYSQAASTNDGKPKKTIFELYSSGDLPLGLSFLHRNFDNAMVAFLDCLRQVGDHVERTTPGSGATGLKMPYAIAKDKIGDVSIKLGNFGQEEQWTKACKYTLTCCKFLLAHASHITDGADPKNAR